The genomic DNA CACGGCCTTGGAGATCAGGTTGATGAAGACCTGCACGACGATGCCGCCCACCGAGAATTCGGGATCGTCCAGCGACCCCGAGACCGGCAGGTTGATGTCGATGTTGCCATGACGGTCCTTCAGCAGCGATACGGCCAGCAGCACCGGCAGCTTCAGCGCATCGGGGCTGTCGGTGCGCGGACCGAAGGTGAGCTGGTTCAGCACCACCTTGTTGCGCGCGGTGAGCTTGCGGTCCTCGACCTTGTAGGTCACATCCACCGACAGCTTGCCGCGCTCGATGGGATAGCCCACGTACTTGGCCGAATAGGTCGTGAACGTGGGCAGGTCCACGCCCTGGGCGATGGCCCGCAACTCCAGCGCCAGGAACGCGCCGAAAGGCTGCACCTTGCCCTCCAGCGAGAACGGCGCGTTGTCATAGACCCGGCCCTTGACCTTGACGTCGGCGGGCTGCGGCCGGGTCGAGGAGACCGCGGAAACCGTGCCCTGCAGGCGCGTCAGGTCGGCCGTGTAGTTCGGCTTCACGAAACGATCGGTGAAGTTGATCTTGCCGGACTTCAGCGTCAGGCTGCGCAGCGACACGTCCGGCGTGGCCCCGCTGGCGGCGGCGTCGGTGCGCGTGGTCTGGGTGCCCTGCGTGATCGAACCGCCCGCCTCGCCAGGGTTCGCCACGATGTCCGACAGGTTCAGCGTGCCTTCGGAACTGAGGATCACCCGGCCATAGAAATCGTCCAGCGTGACTTCGCCCAGGTCGGCCGCCACCTTTTCGCCCTGCAACGAGAAGGCGCTGCGCGCCAGCGACAGCTGCTTGAAGCGCAGGAAGTCGCTGCGCGTGACGCGGTCATCCAGGCGCAGGTTGCCGACCTCGATATCGCCTCGCCAGGACGCGCGCATCGGCGTCTTGCCGTCGGCCGCCTGGAACGCCGCCTTGCCGCGTCCGCCCAGCGCCACGCCGCGCACGGTGGCGTTCAGGCTGGACGCGATGTAGGGCGCGAAGCCCGACAACTCCAGCGCCGCCAGGTCCACGTCGGCCTTCACCGCCAGGGGCGCTGGCGTCAGCACGCCGGTCACCGTCAGCCTGCCGTCGCCCTGCAAGCCCTGGCCCTGGACCTTGAAGGCGGTATCGCCCTTCAGGTCCGGCGTCAGGCGGTCGGCGGTGACGGCCAGCGATTGCGCCGCCACCTTCACCACCGGCTTAGCCGAGATGTCCTGCGCCGTCACGCCGTCCAGGCGCGCGCCCAGGTCGCTGAAGGAAATGGCCATGTCACCGCCAGTCTGCGAGACGCGCACCCGCGTACGGGCGCCCAGCGTGCCGGCATCCACCTGCCACCCCAGGCCCGCCTTCGCCAGCATGGGCTGCAGGATCTTGAGCGGCAGCGTCTCCATCTGCACCTGCAAGTCTGCGGACAGGGGCTGCGGCGACAGGCTGCCGTGCAATGCCAGCGTGGCGCCATCTGGGTTGCGGGCATCCACCTGCAGCGCCGCGGGCTGCCCCGCCGGCTGCGGCAGCGCCACGTCGTTCAGCTGGACGCCCACGCCTTCCAGGGCATAGGTGAAACCGAGGCTGTCATCCTGGACCGGGATGCGGCCGTCCTGGAGCACGAAGGCACCCAGCTTGACCTGCCAGGCGTCAGGCTTGCGGTCCCCTTCGGTCTCGGGTTTGGTCTCGGGTTTGGTCTCGGGTTTGGTCTCGGGCTTGGTCTCGGACGGGGCCTCGGCGGGGCTGGCCGCCTGCGGCAGGATCGCCTGCCAGTTCAATTCCCCCGCGGCATTGCGCTGCAACGCGGCCACCGGCGCATCCAGCACGATCTTTTCCACCGAGGCCTGTTGCGCCAGCGGCATCAGGTCCACGCCTTCGATCCCCAGCGCGCGCCAGCCCAGCAGCGGCTGCCCGCCGGCCTCGCGCACATCCAGTTCACGCAGCCCCGCCCTGCCGGTGATCCGCAAGGTGGGGACCGCGCCCGCGGGCTGGGCGAACGTCATTTGCAGGTCGGAATCAAGCAAGGCCCGCTCGACCTTGACGGCTACCGGCAGCGGCCACGCATCGGCCAGTTCCTGCAATGCCAGGCCATCGAAGCGCAGGTGCAGCGACGAAGGCCGCTCGGCCTCGAAGGGCCGCGTCGTGCCGTCCATGTCCAGGACACTGCCATTGATGCGCGCATGCAGGCGCGGCAGCACGTCGATGTCGGTGGCGTAAGCCAGCGTCGACAGGAAAGGCAGGCCCAGCGTGAGTTCATCGATCACATGGCGCCGGCCCGTGACCTTGTCATCCAGCAGCAGGCTGCCGTCCAGCAGCTCCACGTTGTTCAGCGAAAAGCGCGGCAGGCCGGTATCGGGCCTGGGCGGCGCGGCGGGGTCCTCGGCCGACAGCGCCTGGACGCGCGTGACGATGTCCGAGAACGAGAAACGCGTGGCGTCCTCGCGCGTGGCAACCAGGCGGGGCTGGCGCAGGATCAGCCGGTCGACCACCGGCGCGAAGCGGAACACCGACGCCCAGGCGGCGCTGGCCTCCAGCTCCACGAAGGTCAGCAGCGGCGGACCGTCGGGCTGGCTCACCGCAAGCTCGCGCACGCGCAGGGTCAAGGAAAAGGGATTGAAGCTGACCTGCCCCACCGAGATGGGCCGGCCGATGGCTTGCGCGGCCTGCTCCTGCAGGGCGCCATGCACCAGCCTGGGCACGCCCCAGGCGGCCAGCGCCGCCAGCAGCAACAGCACCCCAAGCGTCCAGGCCACGATGCGCCAGGTGCGGGGATGCCGCAAGCCACGAACCAGGCGGCCACGCAGCGCCTGTCCACGTCCGCTCTTGCCCGTTGCCATCTTGTCGTTCATTGCCACTCCGGTCAGCCGCTACCCGCTTGCGGCGCATTATCGCGTCCGCAGCGCGCCTCGTCTATGATTGGCCTCACGCGCGCGCGCCCGCGCCGCGCCCCTTTTGCCCGCAACCCGCCAAGACACCCATGACAGAACCCGTTGCGGCGCTCAGCCACCTCGATGACGCCGGCCAGATCCGGATGGTCGACGTGGGCGCCAAGACCCCGACCCTGCGCACCGCCATCGCCCGTGGCCGCGTGCGCCTCTCCGCCCCCGCCTATGCCCTGCTGACCCAGCCGGGCCAGGGCAAGGGCGAGGTACTGAACACCGCGCGCGTGGCAGGCATCCTGGCCGCCAAGCGCTGCGCCGACCTCATCCCCCTGTGCCACAGCCTGCCGCTGGCGTTCGCGGGCGTCGACTTCTCGCTGGACGATGCCGCATGCACCGTCGCTATCCGCGCCACCTGCCGCACCAGCGGCCAGACCGGCGTCGAGATGGAAGCCATGACCGCCGTCAGCGTGGCCGCGCTCACGCTCTACGACATGTGCAAGGCGGCCGACAAGGGCATCGTGATCGAGGACATCTGCCTGGAATACAAATCTGGAGGAAAGAGCGGTGAGTGGCGACGCGAAGATTGAACTGCTGTATTTCGCCCGCGTCGCCGAACTGACCGGCAAGCGCGGCGAATCCTGGCCGCTGGCCCAGGCCCAGCGCGGCGACACGCTGCTGGCCGAGCTCGAGGCGCGCTATCCGAAGCTTGCGCCGGCCGCGCGCCTGAAGCTGGCCGTGAACCAGCTGCACGCCAAGCCCACCATCCTGATCCAGCCCGGCGACGAAGTCGCCGTGTTCGAACCCGTCACCGGAGGCTGACCCCATGCGCCGTGTCATCGTGCAGGAATCCGATTTCGACGCCGCGGCGCTGCAACGCGCGCTGTACGAGGCCTGTGCCGGACGCGCCGGGGCCATCGCCACCTTCACCGGCTATGTGCGCGACCATGCGCCGGATCAAGCCACGCAGACGCTCTACCTGGAACACTATCCGGGCATGTGCGAACGCGAACTGCAGGAGATCGGCGACGCCGCCATGCAGCGCTGGGACATCGGCGGCTACGTGATCCTGCACCGCGTGGGCGAGCTGCCCCGCCACGCGCAGATCGTCTTCGTCGCGGCCGCCTCGGCGCATCGCGGCGAGGCCTTCCGCGCCTGCGAATACATCATGGATGCGCTCAAGACCCGCGCGCCGTTCTGGAAGCGCGAGAGGCTGACCAGCGGCGAGCAGTTCTGGGTGCAGGCCCGCGACGCCGATTTCGACAAGACCCGCCGCTGGGACGATGCGCCCGCGGCCATGCCCCCCGCCGACCAGGAGCAGGAACAATGAGCGACGAAGAGACCGTTTCCAAAGAAAGCGTTTCCATCAAGCACCTTGCCTGCGCGGTGCTGACCATCAGCGACACGCGCAGCGCGGGCGACGACACCTCGGGCAACCTGCTGGCCGCCAGCCTGGCGCATGCGGGCCATGACTGCCGCAAGCGCGACATCGTCAAGGACGACGTCTACCAGATCCGCCGCGTCATCAGCGACTGGATCGCCGACGAGGAGATCCAGGTCATCCTCACCACCGGCGGCACCGGCTTCTCGCACAAGGACAATACGCCGCGCGCGATCACTCCCCTGCTGGACGTCGACATCCCGGGCTTCGGCGAACTGTTCCGCCAGCTCTCCTTCCAGGAGATCGGCACCTCCACCGTGCAGTCGCGCGCGCTCGCCGGCATGGCCAACGGCACGGTGATCTTCTGCCTGCCCGGCTCCAACAACGCCTGCCGGACCGCTTTCGACAGCATCATCCGCGACCAGCTCGACAGCCGGCAGAAGTGCAATTTCGTCACCCACCTGATCCGGGAATGACCCCTATCTCCATGCTTGATTTCGACACCGCCCAACGCCAGCTCTCGGAAGCCGGCCCCGCCCCTTCCCGCCAGGAAACCGTTACGCTGGGCCAGGCCCTGGGCCGCGTGCTGGCGCAGACCCTGCACGCCCGCTTCGACGCCCCGCCGGCGGACAACAGCGCCATGGACGGCTATGCCATCCGCGCGGCCGACTACGCGCAAGGCAAGGCGCTGCGGGTGCAGCAGCGCGTCTTCGCGGGCGACGAGGCCGCGCCGCTCGTGCCCGGCCAGGCCACCCGGCTCTTCACGGGCAGCCTGATCCCCGACGGCGCCGACACGGTGGTCATGCAGGAGCACTGCAACGAAGCCGATGGCCAGGTCACGATCAACACCGCTCCCACTCCGGGCCAGCACGTGCGCCGCCGCGGCGAGGACATCGCCGAAGGCGCCGTCCTGCTGGAAGCCGGCACCGTCATCGGCGCGGCCCAGGTCGCCGCGCTGGCCTCGCAAGGCCTGCACGAGGTTCCCGTGCATGCGCGCCTGCGCATCGGCATCCTCACCACTGGCGACGAGCTGGTCGCGCCGGGCCAGCCGCGCGCCACGCAACAGATCTACAACAGCAACGGCCCGATGCTGGCCGCCCTGGTCGCCGGCATGGGCGCCGAGCCCGCGCACGTGCTGCACGCGCGCGACGACGCCCAGGACCTGGACCGCGCGCTGCGCACGCTGCTGGCCGATTGCGACGTGGTGATCAGCGTGGGCGGCGTGTCCGTCGGCGAAAAGGATCTGGTCAAGCCCGCGCTGGAAGCGCTGGGTGGCGAACTGGCGCTGTGGAAAGTGCGCATGAAGCCCGGCAAGCCGCTGGCGCTGGCGCAGGTGCAGGGCAAGCCCGTGGTCTGCCTGCCGGGCAATCCGGTGTCGGCCTATGCCGTGTTCGCCCTGATGGTCACCCCGCTGCTGCGCCGCATGCAGGGCCGCGCGCTGGTGTTTCCCGCCATCGAGCGCGGCGTGCTGCAGACCGACAAGCGCTATCGCGACGACCGTGAGGAATTCGTGCGCGTGCAAAGCGAGGCCGATCCCGCCGGCACGCGCCGGCTGCGGCTCTATCCGCAGCAGGGCTCGGGCGTGCTCAGTTCCCTGACGTGGGCGCATGGCCTGGCGCGCCTGCCCGCCGACACGTCATTGGGCAATGGCGACCATGTGCGGTATTACGACCTGAAGCACTGGCTGGCCTGAGCACCAGAAAAAGGCTCCACTGGAGCCTTTTTCTTTTCCCACACGCGCGCCGCCTACTCCACCGTCGCACCCGACGTCTTCACCACCTCCGCCCAGCGCGGAATCTCCTTGGCCATCAATTCACGCAGATCCTCGGGCGAGCCGCCCACCAGCTCCATGCCCATGGTCTGGATCAACTGGGCCTGCACGTCCGGCGCCTTCAACACCTCGGCGATTTCCTTGGACAGACGCTGGACGATTTCCGGCGGCGTGCCCTTGGGCGCGTAGACCGCCTGCCAGGATGCCACCTGGAAGCCCTTCACGCCTGCCTCCTCCAGCGTCGGCGTCTCCGGTGACAGCGCGATGCGATTGCCGGTGGTCACGGCCAACAGCTTCAGCTTGCCCTGCTGCAACAGCGGCAGCGCCGCCGTCATCTGGTCGAACATGAACGTGACCGCGCCCGAGGACACGTCGATCATGGCCGGCGGCGTGCCCTTGTACGGCACGTGCGTGAGCGGCACGCCGATGGTCTCGGCGAACAGCGCGCCCGTCAGGTGCGTGGACGTGCCGGCGCCGGAAGACGCATAGGTGCGCTTGTTCGGATGCTTCTTCAGCACCTCGATCAGTTCCGCCACCGTGTTCACCCCCAGGTTCGGGTCCACCAGCAGCACATTGGGCAGCGTGGCCACCAGCGAGACCGGCTCGAAATCGGCCACCGGGTCATAGCGCAGGTTCTTGTAGAGGCTGGCGTTGATGGCGTGCGTGCTGATGGTGCCGCCGAACAGCGTGTAGCCATCGGGCGTGGCCTTGGCGACGTAGCTGGCGCCGATGCCGCCGGCCGCGCCGGGCTTGTTTTCCACCACCACGTTCTGCCCCAGGCGCTGGCCCAGTTTCTGCGCCAGCAGGCGTCCCACCACGTCGGTGGAGCCGCCGACCGTGAACGGCACCACATAGGAAATGGGCTTGCGCTTGGGCCAGTCATCGGCGGCCAGCGCCGGCGCGGCGGCGCCAGCCAGGAGGGCACAGGCGAGCAGGCCCGCCGTGCGGCGGACCAGGCAAAGCACGGGATACGGCGTCATCATGTCTCCTCGCCCTTTTCGGGCTTATGGTGATCGGGCGCCCGCGCCGGTGGCTGGCGCCCTTGGGGTCAGCGCCCTTGCTCGCGGCGCCAGGCTTCGAAGCGCTCGCGCGTGGCAGGATGCGTGGGCGGATACAGGCCGACGATGCTTTCGCCGGCGCGCACGCGCTCGGTGACGAAATCCTCGAAGGCGGTCATCTCGGTGGCCTCGCGCGCGATCTCCTCGGCCATCTCGGCGGGAATGACGATCACGGCCTCGGCATCGCCCACGATGATGTCGCCGGGGAACACCGCCACGTCGCCGCAGGCGATCGGCAGGTTGATGTCGATGGCCTGGTGCAGGCACAGGTTGGTGGGTGCGGCGGGCCGGTGGTGATAGGCCGGGATGGCCAGCGTGGCGATCTCGGCGGAGTCGCGAAAGCCGCCGTCCGTGACCACGCCCGCCACGCCGCGCTGCATGAGGCGGGTGACCAGGATGCCGCCCGCCGAGGCCGCGCGCGCGTCCTTGCGGCTGTCTATCACCATGACGCCGCCGGCGGGGCACTGCTCGACCGCCTTGCGTTGCGGGTGCTCGGGGTTCTCGAACACCTTGATGGTGTTCAGGTCCTCGCGCGCCGGGATGTAGCGCAGGGTATAGGCCGGTCCGACCATGTTGGGCAGGCCGGGATTCAGTGGCAGCACGTCCTGGATGCACTGGTTGCGCAGGCCGCGCTTGAACAAGGCCGTGGACAGGGTGGCGGTGGACACGCGGGACAGGGCGTCGCGGGTTTGCGGGGAAAGCGGGTGGGAGCTCATGCGGATTCCGTGGCAGTCAGTAGATGTCGGGTTCGGCGACGGGCGGGCCGAAGTCGGTGGTCAGGAAATCGAAGTCGGCGCCGCTGTCGGCCTGCGCCACGTGGCGCGCGAACATCCAGCCATAACCGCGCCCCGTCTTGGCGGCAGGCGGCGTCCAGGCCGCGCGGCGGCGCGCCAGCTCGGCCTCGTCCACCAGCATGTCCAGCCGGCGGGCGGGCAGGTCCAGCCGCACGATGTCGCCCGTGCGCAGCAGGGCCAGCGGTCCGCCCACATGCGACTCGGGCGCCACGTGCAGCACGCAGGCGCCGTAGCTCGTGCCGCTCATGCGTGCGTCCGACAGGCGCAGCATGTCGCGATGGCCCTGCTTGAGCAGCGCCTTGGGCATGGGCAGCATGCCCCACTCGGGCATGCCCGGTCCGCCCTGCGGGCCGGCGCCGCGCAGGACCATGACATGGTCGGGGGTGATGTCCAGGTCCTCGTCCTCGACCGCGGCCTTCATCTCGGGATAGCTGTCGAAGACCAGCGCCGGACCTTCATGGCGATGGAAACGCGGATCACAGGCCGCGGGCTTGATGACCGCGCCGTCCGGCGCCAGGTTGCCCTTCAACACGGCCAGCGAGCCTTCTCGATAGATGGGGTTGTCCAGGCCGCGGATGACGTCGTCGTTGTAGCAACGCGCGCCCGCCAAGGTGTCGCCCAGGGGTTGCCCGCTGACCGTCATGGCCGTCAGGTCGAGCTTGTCGCCCATCTTGGCCATCAGCGCGCGCAGCCCGCCCGCGTAATAGAAGTCTTCCATCAGGTACTGCGTGCCGGTGGGCCGGATGTTGGCCAGCACGGGGACGTGCCGGCTGGCCGCATCCAGGTCGTCGAGCGTGAGCGGCACGCCCGCGCGCCGCGCCATGGCCACCAGGTGCACCACGGCATTGGTCGAACAGCCGGTGGCCATGGCCACGGCCACGGCATTGCCCACGGCGGCGGCCGTCACGATCCGGTTCGGCGTCAGGTCTTCATGCACCATCTCCACGATGCGGCGCCCCACGGCCGAGGCCATGCGGATGTGGTTGGCGTCCGGCGCCGGAATCGAGCTGGCGCCCGGCAGGGTCAGGCCCATCGCCTCGGCAATGGCGGTCATGGTGCTGGCCGTGCCCATGGTCATGCAATGTCCATACGAGCGCGCGATGCCGCCCTCGGCCTCCGTCCACTCCTGCGCCGACATCAGGCCCGCGCGCCGGTCGTCCCAGAACTTCCACGCGTCCGAGCCCGAGCCCAGGTACTGGCCGCGGTAGTTGCCGCGCAGCATGGGGCCGGCGGGCAGGTAGATCATGGGCAGGCCCATGCTGAGCGCGCCCATCACCAGGCCCGGCGTGGTCTTGTCGCAGCCGCCCATCAGCACCGCGCCGTCCACCGGATGCGAGCGCAGCAATTCCTCCGCCTCCATCGCCAGCATGTTGCGATACAGCATGGTGGTCGGCTTCACATAGCTTTCCGACAACGACAGCGCCGGCAGCTCCAGCGGAAAGCCGCCCGCCTGCAGGATGCCGCGCTTGACGTCCTCGACGCGATGCTTGAAGTGCGCGTGGCAGGGGTTGGCGTCGGACCAGGTGTTGAGGATGGCGATGATGGGCTTGCCCATCCACTCTTCAGGCGCGTACCCCATCTGCATGGTGCGGGACCGGTGCCCCGAACTGCGCAGGTCGTCGGGGGCGAACCAGCGCGCGCTGCGCAGCGTGGCGGGGTCCTTGCGGGGAGCGTCGCTCATGGAATGCCTGTCTCCGTGTGTGGCATGTCCTGGCGGTGCCAGGGATTTTTCCGGCTGGGTGGCCGTCTTTTTCGAAGTAAAACACTAATATATTAGTGCGTCAATGCTGGGGCGCCCGCGCGCCCAGCCTACAATGTGCTGCCTTCGAGATTGCCTGAATGAAGCTGGACACCCTGCCCGTCGACCTGCACCTGGACCGTTCCCGCCATGCCGCCCCGCAGGTGGTGGAAAAACTCCGCGAACTGATCCTGTCGCTGGCGCTCGAGCCCGGCACCGTGCTCTCGCGCCCGGAACTGGCCGAGCAGTTCGGCTTGAGCCAGACGCCCATCCGCGACGCCCTCATCCAGTTGCGCGATGAAGGCCTGGTCGACATCTTTCCCCAGCACACCACCGTCGTCAGCCGCATCGACGTGGCGGCCGCGCGCCAGGCGCACTTCCTGCGCCGCGCGCTGGAGCTGGAAATCGTCCATGAACTCGCCGGCAGGCAGGATCCCGCGCTGGCCGCAAGGCTGAACGCGCACATCGCCACGCAGGAAGCCTGCCTGCAGGCGGCGCGCTACGCGGACTTCATCGTGTCGGACCAGGCCTTCCACCGCGAGATGCACGAGGCCGCGGGGGTGACCGCCCTGTGGGAACTGGAGCAGCGCTACAGCGGCCACGTGCGCCGCCTGCGCCACCTGCACCTGCCCGAGGCCGGCCAGGCGCAGCGCATCCTGCGTGATCACCGCCGCATCGTCGGCGCGCTGGTGTCAGGCAATGCCGCCGCCGCGCAGACAGCCTTGCGCGAGCACCTGTCCGGCACGCTCAGCCACGTCGACGACATCTGCGAACGCTATCCGCAGTATGTGACACGCCCGGCGAAGTAAGCACCGGGCGGCGCTGTCAGCCCAGCCTGTCAGGCCTGCTCGTCCACGCCCGACAAGGTCTCCACCAGCTTGCCCAACGCACTCCAGTCCAGGCTGCCTTCCCCTGCGCTGCACACGCCTTCCAGCAGTTGCGCGATGAGCGCGGCGCCGGGCATGAAGACGCCCCGGTCCTGTCCGGCCTGCAAGGCCAGCCGCAGGTCCTTGCGCATCAGTTCGGCCTTGAAGCCCGGCTGGAAGTCCCGCTCGATCAGGCGCAGCGCATTCTTCTCCAGCACCATGCTGCGCGCGGCGCCGCCCAGCAGGGCCTCGCGCACCACGGCGGGCGGGACGTCGTGGCGGCGCGCCAGCGCGAACGCCTCGGCCACGCCCAGCATGACACCCGTGACCGCGACCTGGTTGCAGGCCTTCACCACCTGGCCCGCGCCGACGCCGCCCACGTGCGCCACCTTCGACCCGATGGCCTGCAGATAAGGCAGGCAGGCCTCGAAGACCGCCGCGTCGCCTCCCACCATGCAGCTCAGGCTGCCGGTGGCCGCGCCCTGCTGGCCGCCGCTCACCGGCGAATCCAGCATGGCCACGCCGCGCTCGGCCAGCCGCGCCGCGAAGCCGCGCGTCGCGGGCGCGCTGATGGTGCTGGTGTCGATCACCGTGCTGCCCGCGGCCAACGCCTGGGCCAGTCCGCCCTCGCCGAACAGCACGGCCTCGACCGCCGCGGTATCGGACAGGCACAGGAAGACCACGCGGCATGACGCACCCAGCGCCGCGATGCTGTCGGCGGCCTGGGCACCCTGCTCGACCAGCGGCGGCATGGCCTGGGCATTGCGGTTGAAGACGGTCACGGCATGCCCGGCGCGCAACAGCGAACCGGCCATGCCGCGCCCCATCACGCCCAGGCCGATGAAGCCGACGCGGACAGGGGAAGAGGATTGAGTCGCAGACATCGTGTGCCAGGCTCCTTGTGCAAGGTTGGGGGGGATCAGGGTTTGGGCAGGGTGCGCAGCGAATCACCGATGAGTTCATAGCCCGCGTCGATCTGCTGCTGGAAGGCGGGGCCGTCGGCATAGTCGGTCATGAGGCCCGTCTTCTCGGTGAAACCCTTCCAGGCCGGCGTATCCAGCGCGGCCTTGAACGCGTCATGCAGCGTGCGATAGACGGGCTCGGGCAAACCGGCAGGCGCCATCAGGCCCTTCATGTTGTCCAGCGCCACCGGGTAGCCCAGCTCGGTCACGGTGGGCACGTCGGGAAAGGCCGGCACGCGCTTGTCGGAGAACACAGCCACCGGCTTGATGCGCCCGCCGTTGATGAGGCCCATCACCTCCTCGGGCGCACCGAAGGCCATGTCGACCTGCCCGCCCGCCAGCGCCAGCAGCGAATCGGCGGCGCCCTTGTAGGGCACGTGCAGGAAATTCAGCCCGCTCTTGGCCTGGAACACCAGCATGGTGGAGTGGAACAGGCTGCCCTCGCCCGTCGAGCCATAGGACAGCGAACCCGGCGCTTTCTTCGCCTGCTCGATGATCGACTGCATGGTCTGGTGCGGCGAGTCCGCCTTCACGGCCAGCACCGAGGGCAGGCGCGCCACTTTCAGCACCGGCGTGAAGTCCTTGCGCGGGTCGTACGAGAGCTTCTGGTGATTGCCCACCGAGGTCGTCTCGCTGCCGCCGCCCACGAAGAGCTGGTAGCCGTCGGGCTTGGCCTGCGCGATCTGCTGCGCGGCCAGCGCGCCGGCCGCGCCGGGCCGATTCACCACCACCACGGGCACCGGGAACGTGTCCTTCACCGCATTGGACAGCTGTCGCGCGATCTGGTCGGCCGAGCCGCCCGGCGCAAAGCCCACCACGATCTCGATGGACCGTTGCGGCGTCCAGTCCTGCGCGGCCGCGGGCGCTGCCCCCAGCAGCGCCGCCATGCCCGCGCCGGCCCCCGCCAACCGGACGCTGCGCCACGACAATGAAAGGAAATGCCCGGCACGCGCCGCGCCTTGCTGGATGCGAATCATGTCTGTCTCCGTCTTATGGTTATTCGCCAGGTGCGTCGGTGCGCCCCAGCTTGTCGGGCAACTCTAGCAAGGCTGGGGGACGGTAGAAAGTGATAAATTCCGCAAGGCTTT from Orrella dioscoreae includes the following:
- a CDS encoding ribonuclease activity regulator RraA, with protein sequence MSSHPLSPQTRDALSRVSTATLSTALFKRGLRNQCIQDVLPLNPGLPNMVGPAYTLRYIPAREDLNTIKVFENPEHPQRKAVEQCPAGGVMVIDSRKDARAASAGGILVTRLMQRGVAGVVTDGGFRDSAEIATLAIPAYHHRPAAPTNLCLHQAIDINLPIACGDVAVFPGDIIVGDAEAVIVIPAEMAEEIAREATEMTAFEDFVTERVRAGESIVGLYPPTHPATRERFEAWRREQGR
- a CDS encoding DUF748 domain-containing protein, which gives rise to MNDKMATGKSGRGQALRGRLVRGLRHPRTWRIVAWTLGVLLLLAALAAWGVPRLVHGALQEQAAQAIGRPISVGQVSFNPFSLTLRVRELAVSQPDGPPLLTFVELEASAAWASVFRFAPVVDRLILRQPRLVATREDATRFSFSDIVTRVQALSAEDPAAPPRPDTGLPRFSLNNVELLDGSLLLDDKVTGRRHVIDELTLGLPFLSTLAYATDIDVLPRLHARINGSVLDMDGTTRPFEAERPSSLHLRFDGLALQELADAWPLPVAVKVERALLDSDLQMTFAQPAGAVPTLRITGRAGLRELDVREAGGQPLLGWRALGIEGVDLMPLAQQASVEKIVLDAPVAALQRNAAGELNWQAILPQAASPAEAPSETKPETKPETKPETKPETEGDRKPDAWQVKLGAFVLQDGRIPVQDDSLGFTYALEGVGVQLNDVALPQPAGQPAALQVDARNPDGATLALHGSLSPQPLSADLQVQMETLPLKILQPMLAKAGLGWQVDAGTLGARTRVRVSQTGGDMAISFSDLGARLDGVTAQDISAKPVVKVAAQSLAVTADRLTPDLKGDTAFKVQGQGLQGDGRLTVTGVLTPAPLAVKADVDLAALELSGFAPYIASSLNATVRGVALGGRGKAAFQAADGKTPMRASWRGDIEVGNLRLDDRVTRSDFLRFKQLSLARSAFSLQGEKVAADLGEVTLDDFYGRVILSSEGTLNLSDIVANPGEAGGSITQGTQTTRTDAAASGATPDVSLRSLTLKSGKINFTDRFVKPNYTADLTRLQGTVSAVSSTRPQPADVKVKGRVYDNAPFSLEGKVQPFGAFLALELRAIAQGVDLPTFTTYSAKYVGYPIERGKLSVDVTYKVEDRKLTARNKVVLNQLTFGPRTDSPDALKLPVLLAVSLLKDRHGNIDINLPVSGSLDDPEFSVGGIVVQVFINLISKAVTAPFSLLASAFGGGEELSFIAFEPGSAALSDAALANIDTLSAALADRPALKLDVSGRADPAVDADGLRQAWLDAQLRQAKAAALSTRARKVDPDTVKLEAGDEAKYLEDAYGEADIEKPRNFVGIAKSLPPEEMKALMLAAAPAGEDALRALAEDRARAVMELLMEKGPADRIFLVAPRLDAKGVDDGGPTSRVDFSLK
- the moaB gene encoding molybdenum cofactor biosynthesis protein B gives rise to the protein MSDEETVSKESVSIKHLACAVLTISDTRSAGDDTSGNLLAASLAHAGHDCRKRDIVKDDVYQIRRVISDWIADEEIQVILTTGGTGFSHKDNTPRAITPLLDVDIPGFGELFRQLSFQEIGTSTVQSRALAGMANGTVIFCLPGSNNACRTAFDSIIRDQLDSRQKCNFVTHLIRE
- a CDS encoding MoaD/ThiS family protein, with the translated sequence MSGDAKIELLYFARVAELTGKRGESWPLAQAQRGDTLLAELEARYPKLAPAARLKLAVNQLHAKPTILIQPGDEVAVFEPVTGG
- the moaC gene encoding cyclic pyranopterin monophosphate synthase MoaC, with the protein product MTEPVAALSHLDDAGQIRMVDVGAKTPTLRTAIARGRVRLSAPAYALLTQPGQGKGEVLNTARVAGILAAKRCADLIPLCHSLPLAFAGVDFSLDDAACTVAIRATCRTSGQTGVEMEAMTAVSVAALTLYDMCKAADKGIVIEDICLEYKSGGKSGEWRRED
- a CDS encoding molybdenum cofactor biosynthesis protein MoaE gives rise to the protein MRRVIVQESDFDAAALQRALYEACAGRAGAIATFTGYVRDHAPDQATQTLYLEHYPGMCERELQEIGDAAMQRWDIGGYVILHRVGELPRHAQIVFVAAASAHRGEAFRACEYIMDALKTRAPFWKRERLTSGEQFWVQARDADFDKTRRWDDAPAAMPPADQEQEQ
- a CDS encoding molybdopterin molybdotransferase MoeA; this encodes MLDFDTAQRQLSEAGPAPSRQETVTLGQALGRVLAQTLHARFDAPPADNSAMDGYAIRAADYAQGKALRVQQRVFAGDEAAPLVPGQATRLFTGSLIPDGADTVVMQEHCNEADGQVTINTAPTPGQHVRRRGEDIAEGAVLLEAGTVIGAAQVAALASQGLHEVPVHARLRIGILTTGDELVAPGQPRATQQIYNSNGPMLAALVAGMGAEPAHVLHARDDAQDLDRALRTLLADCDVVISVGGVSVGEKDLVKPALEALGGELALWKVRMKPGKPLALAQVQGKPVVCLPGNPVSAYAVFALMVTPLLRRMQGRALVFPAIERGVLQTDKRYRDDREEFVRVQSEADPAGTRRLRLYPQQGSGVLSSLTWAHGLARLPADTSLGNGDHVRYYDLKHWLA
- a CDS encoding Bug family tripartite tricarboxylate transporter substrate binding protein; the protein is MTPYPVLCLVRRTAGLLACALLAGAAAPALAADDWPKRKPISYVVPFTVGGSTDVVGRLLAQKLGQRLGQNVVVENKPGAAGGIGASYVAKATPDGYTLFGGTISTHAINASLYKNLRYDPVADFEPVSLVATLPNVLLVDPNLGVNTVAELIEVLKKHPNKRTYASSGAGTSTHLTGALFAETIGVPLTHVPYKGTPPAMIDVSSGAVTFMFDQMTAALPLLQQGKLKLLAVTTGNRIALSPETPTLEEAGVKGFQVASWQAVYAPKGTPPEIVQRLSKEIAEVLKAPDVQAQLIQTMGMELVGGSPEDLRELMAKEIPRWAEVVKTSGATVE